TCTTGTgataaaaaatactatttttagAGAATAATTTCGTAAGCTGAAACAAGATTATGTATCTAGAAGATAAAACACAAGCTGCTGACTACACGAACTCAATTAATCCGCGGACACAGTGATAAACACATTGTATTGATTATACTGGTAGACCTAATGAAGGTGTAACAGGTGTGAGGGTTAACGCCGTAAACAACGAGGACGATCTACGACCTATTGTTTGTAAGACATTTTGGCAAAAACAacttatttattgttttgatgCTTCGGAATAGACAAATCTATCGATAATACAAAGGGGATCAAAGGATAAATCGGTCAACCGTTACAAACAGTTGTCGTGTAACGTAATCGATCGTGTGAGCATAAAGAGTGCAACAATGGTTTCTTTTCTGACGTCAATGATATAAAAACAGTTCGAACAATCCAGCAACGTCACGCTCGCCTCCTATACACAAGGGGGATCGCGAACAGCTTCATTTGGATTCAGCCAGGCAGATTAAGATGACTGATACATTCACATACAGCAACGTTGACAGAGAGCTCTCGACGAGGATCTGAAGTTCAAAAGTGTGAAATGATGACAGCGGATTCATTTATTTCTACGGTTTCTGATGCTGGAAATGCTTCTGCAAATAGTACAGGTGATATTACATATCAGGAAGCATTTCCATTTTGGGATACTTACTGGAACATGAACACTTCAGGAAATTCTGATCCTGATTTATTCAATATGCTGACAGATTCATTTTTCAACACTATCAGGGACGATTTGCATGGGTATAAAAAACCAATGACAATTGTTTTAATGGTTCTTTATTCCGCTGCATTTATCTGCGGTATCCTTggaaatatttttgtgattGCTGTGGTTGTTCAATACCAACACATGAGGACACTGACAAATGTCTTTCTCGTCAATCTTACAGTTGGCGATCTTCTTGTGGTGTGTATTTGTATTCCAATGACTCTCGGAAGTTACatttattcaaattatatttttggaAATGTTTTGTGCAAGCTGACACCTTTTTTACAAGGAACTGCCGTGGCTGTCAGCTCTCTTAGCTTACTTTGTATCAGTATTAATCGATATTTTGCTATACACAGTCCACTAAAGGCCAAAgtgttattttcaaaaaacaaaatttatctTTTGCTATCGTTAGTGTGGCTAGTATCGTTGTGCTCATTCATTCCACTACTTGTTGTGAACACAGTTGTGACGTCAGGACTCCCAGGAGTTTATGAACTACACATCTGCATGGAACTGTGGTACTCTCCTCTAACGAAACAAATTTACAGTATGTTTATCCTTTTTGTACTTTTCTTTATCCCACTCATCGTAATGTTAGTAACTTACACACGGATTGGATACACGCTTTGGCGTACGGAGGCACGCAGCTTCATGGAGAACTCAATTACCAACAAATCACAAGCCGAAAGAATTCTACGGCAGCGCCGAAGGACCGTAAAGATGTTAGTAGCGGTTGTGATGATATTTATCTTTTGCTGGTTTCCGTACTATGCTGTGATGATCTGGTTGGATTTCAACATGGTGCTGTCTCTGAAGACACAGTTTGTGAGTGATTACATCTACCCAATTGTCTTACTTCTCGGATTATCGAATTCCACCGTAAATCCTGTTTGCTACTGTTTTATGAGTAATGGGTTTCGGCGAGCGTTTCTAAAGTTGTGTTGCCGGCAGAAACTTACTAGCGGGAAAAATGTACTTCTTACAGTTAGATTCAAATCAAGTGATGACTCTCAAATTGAAAGCATTGTTACCGCGTTATCGTGAACAATGGCAGATGGCGATATGACGTCATCACTATGCGGAAGTTTGTTGAGATAAAGCGTTATAAGAAAGGAAAGCTGACTATTTGATTGGTTtatgatataatgttttattagtgAACATGAGGGCACAGTTACTCAAATGGTACCTGTTTAGCTCAATCACTTGATTAATGAGAATTAATTAATG
This genomic stretch from Pecten maximus chromosome 13, xPecMax1.1, whole genome shotgun sequence harbors:
- the LOC117341012 gene encoding QRFP-like peptide receptor; its protein translation is MMTADSFISTVSDAGNASANSTGDITYQEAFPFWDTYWNMNTSGNSDPDLFNMLTDSFFNTIRDDLHGYKKPMTIVLMVLYSAAFICGILGNIFVIAVVVQYQHMRTLTNVFLVNLTVGDLLVVCICIPMTLGSYIYSNYIFGNVLCKLTPFLQGTAVAVSSLSLLCISINRYFAIHSPLKAKVLFSKNKIYLLLSLVWLVSLCSFIPLLVVNTVVTSGLPGVYELHICMELWYSPLTKQIYSMFILFVLFFIPLIVMLVTYTRIGYTLWRTEARSFMENSITNKSQAERILRQRRRTVKMLVAVVMIFIFCWFPYYAVMIWLDFNMVLSLKTQFVSDYIYPIVLLLGLSNSTVNPVCYCFMSNGFRRAFLKLCCRQKLTSGKNVLLTVRFKSSDDSQIESIVTALS